In Corylus avellana chromosome ca2, CavTom2PMs-1.0, the following proteins share a genomic window:
- the LOC132171017 gene encoding uncharacterized protein LOC132171017 has product MLGRWGTWEELLLGGAVLRHGTRDWAVVATELRARLVCPTHTFTPEVCKSKYEDLQRRYAGCTAWFDELRKERMTELRRALELSEDSIGSLESKLESLKAEKRHDYHVGYGSSQTESPVPFQKSMRVESSSKEMSKDGLSAGSFTEETRTYWTAECRIPAAVSAEEMETNPETSRPYEQKKVSGIEKLTETLYGGRGGSLTKRRGKRKRKFCSRDVNEGSIGETNVLGSDDCLTALRCTENATSNRGEVAGSSGADDYNRNLSKDGIDDLMEIYNYLLENKSASVFRRRLDSQKRGRYKKMIRRHMDFDTIRSRIGSYSITSALELFRDLLLLSNNSLVFYSKSTREYKSALLLRDLITKKMQQHFKRSSSSSKATSANLSVKTPTPNRAVKPRSIRPSSGKVSGKAANAGNAVTKTSNGGKVPGYANSPSSVESLAVSKKGLGRLRKGGRGSVNQGPISPMKGRKRVRTK; this is encoded by the exons ATGTTGGGGAGGTGGGGTACATGGGAGGAGCTTCTCCTTGGTGGGGCCGTGCTGCGCCACGGGACGCGAGACTGGGCCGTCGTGGCCACGGAGCTCCGAGCCCGACTTGTTTGCCCGACCCACACTTTCACTCCCgag GTATGTAAGTCCAAATATGAGGACTTGCAACGGCGTTATGCTGGATGCAC GGCCTGGTTTGATGAGCTACGGAAGGAGCGAATGACTGAGCTGCGGCGAGCTTTAGAGCTGTCTGAAGACTCAATTGG GTCCTTGGAATCAAAGCTTGAATCTCTCAAGGCTGAGAAAAGACATGACTATCATGTTGGTTATGGCTCCAGCCAGACTGAATCACCTGTTCCTTTTCAAAAATCAATGAGAGTTGAATCTTCCAGTAAAGAAATGTCGAAGGATGGACTATCTGCTGGTAGTTTCACAGAGGAAACCCGTACTTATTGGACGGCTGAATGTCGGATTCCTGCAGCAGTGTCAGCTGAAGAGATGGAGACTAACCCAGAAACTTCACGGCCTTATGAGCAGAAGAAAGTCTCTGGTATTGAGAAGCTGACAGAGACTTTATATGGGGGACGAGGCGGAAGTTTAACAAAGAGGAGggggaagagaaagagaaaattctGCAGTAGGGATGTCAATGAAGGTAGCATTGGAGAAACTAACGTTTTGGGTTCAGATGATTGTTTAACTGCCTTGCGTTGTACAGAAAATGCAACCAGCAACCGTGGTGAGGTTGCAGGATCTTCTGGTGCTGATGATTATAACAGAAATTTGAGCAAGGATGGAATCGATGATCTGATGGAGATTTATAACTATCTTTTGGAGAATAAAAGTGCCTCCGTCTTCCGTCGACGGCTTGATAGCCAG AAGAGGGGAAGATACAAGAAAATGATCCGGCGGCATATGGATTTTGACACAATAAGATCAAGAATTGGTAGCTACTCCATCACATCAGCATTGGAACTCTTCCGAGACCTTCTGCTGCTCAGCAACAATTCCTTGGTCTTTTACTCCAAGAGCACACGTGAATATAAATCTGCTCTACTCCTCAGAGACCTCATCACCAAAAAAATGCAGCAACATTTCAAGCGTTCTAGCAGCAGCAGCAAGGCTACCTCTGCCAACCTCTCAGTTAAAACCCCAACACCTAATCGGGCAGTGAAACCCCGAAGCATTCGCCCCAGTAGTGGAAAGGTATCAGGAAAAGCAGCTAATGCTGGGAATGCTGTTACAAAGACCTCAAATGGAGGTAAAGTTCCAGGTTATGCTAATTCCCCTTCTTCAGTAGAATCCTTGGCTGTGTCAAAAAAAGGCCTTGGTCGGCTAAGAAAAGGTGGGCGTGGAAGTGTTAATCAAGGACCCATTTCTCCCATGAAGGGAAGGAAGAGGGTTCGAACCAAGTAA